The stretch of DNA GGACTCCTTCAGCCAGCGCCCGGCTCCCGGGCCGATGCCCACGAACGCGACCTCCGCCTCTGAGCGCGGTCGCAGCCTGGGCTGATGGACCGAGCGGCCGTCGGTGTGGTCGGGGTAGTGCGCATCGATGATCTGCGGGACGCCGGGTGTGGACAGCTGGTGACGCCAGATCTCCGACAGGTCACCCGAGCTGGTGCGGGCCGTGATCGACAGTTCCTCGCCGACGACCCGGCACCAGGCCCTGGCGCCGGTGTAGCCGGGTGGGGTCGAGTAGCGCACCGAGTTGAAGCTGACGGTACGGTCCGAGCCGACCACCCGCTCCTCGCCCAGCGCGAGCGCCAGCGGCTCCACCGGGAGGACGTGCAAGGTGGTGCGTTCGATATCGAGCCGGTCCGCCGGGATCTGCCCGGTCGCACGGTGCCGACGCGTGTTCACCGTGTCGCACCAGATCAGGCAGGCGTCCGCGAGCTCGGCGAAGGAGTCGTAGGCGGGCAGCAGATTCGCCTCGGTGGGAACCAAGTCGGCCTTCGCGATGCGGACCGTGGCCTCCGCTCCGCCCTTTGACTCGGGGTCGTGGGGAACGCAACTGACGACCTGGCAGCCGTAGTGCCGGCCCGCGGCGACCATCTGCGGGTGCCGGACCGGGATCCCGGCGATGTGCTCGACGGTCACCGTCTTCGCGTTGTCCGTCAGCACGTAGGTCGGAGCCCCGCCGATCCGCCGCAACGTGGTGTCCAGACAGGCCACCAAGGTGCCCAGGGTGCAGTCCCAGACCGGGGTCACCACCCGGAAGCGGGACCAGGACAGCCACGCGCAGAACAGCCAGGTCCGCCGCCCGCCGATTTTCGGGCCCTCGCCCCAGTCGAACTGCAGCCACCGCCCGGGCTCGGGGTTCCACGGACGGTAGGTCCGCCGCTTGCCGGCCTTCCACGCGGTCTTCGCCGCGTTCACTGCCCGCCGGGTCGAGCCCGCGCTGCCGCGGAAACCCATCTTCACCAGCTTGTCGTGGACCACGTCGGAGCGGATCGTCGCTTTCGACTGCTCGACCCACTCCTCGATCTTCTCCAGGAACGCGTCGATCATCTTCAGTCGCGGTTCGCGCTCGAACGGGTTCCGCCCGCTGGCACGGGCCTCGACATAGCGCCTGACCGTCTTCGGGTCGTGCTCGGTGAGGGCAGCCGCCGACCAGACCGTCTCGGTCAGGTCGTACGCCTCGAATATCTCCATGATCTTTCTGTCAGACTTCGTCACAGGACCTCTTCGACCGATTCGCTGATGCTTCGCAACCACCAGCAAACCGGACGAAGGGGTCTCCTTCGTCTACGGAAGCGATCAGGAACACCACAGGCCGGACGGCCATCCACCTTGAATTCTGGTGGCCATCAGCCGGGACTCAACTGGCCGCACACCTGGACTCTGCCACGGCCGCCGACAGGCCGTGACGCTCATTTGACGCTCCGGGCGCCCAGCGGCCCCCATTCGGGACCCCAAAGCATCTCTGACCTGCTGTTTTCCTGCCTGCGTGCAGGCCGACATCTTTCCGATGACTCATCATGTGAAGTGCTGCCACCCCGGCCTGCTGGGGTGGCAGCTGACTCCCGTGCCCGACGTCAATGCCGGCGGGGCCGCGACCGGAACCGGGGACCGTGCTGCCGGGCTGCGGCTCAGGCGTCGATGATGACGGGGATGATGAGGGGCTTGCGGCGGTGGGTGCGGAACGCCCAGTTCGCCACGGCGCGGGCGACGAGTTGTTCGAGTTGGCGCGCGTCCCCGACGCCTTCCTCGGCTGCGGTGGCCAGGGTCTTCTCGATGACGGGGATGACCGGCTCGAAGGTGGTGTCGTCGTGCACGAAGCCGCGGGCCAGGAAGTCGGGGGCCTCGGCGAGGGCGCCGGTGTCTGCGTCGACGATCGCCACCACCGTGACCACGCCTTCGGCGGCGAGGGTGAGGCGGTCCTTGAGGGACGCTTCGGTGGCGCCGCCGACTTCCATGCCGTCCACGTAGACGTTGCCGGCGGGCACCTTGCCGGTGATGGATGCGCGCCCGTCGACGAGGTCGACGACGACGCCGTCCTCGGCGACGACGACCCGGTCGGGGTCGACACCGGTACGGATGGCGAGGTCGCCGTTGGCCCGCAGGTGGCGCCATTCGCCGTGCACGGGCATGACGTTGCGGGGCTTGACGATGTTGTAGCAGTAGACGAGTTCGCCGGCGCTGGCATGCCCGGAGACGTGCACCTTGGCGTTGCCCTTGTGGACCACGTGGGCGCCCCACCGGGTGAGTCCGTTGATCACCCGGTAGATGGCGTTCTCGTTGCCGGGGATGAGGGAGCTGGCGAGCAGGACGGTGTCGCCCTTGCCGATGCGGATCATGTGGTCGCGGTTGGCCATCCGTGACAGCGCGGCCATCGGTTCGCCCTGGGAGCCGGTGCACACCAGAGTGATCTTGTGGTCCGGGAGCTTCTCCAGCTCCTTCGTGCTCACGACCAGACCGGAGGGGACCTTCAGATAGCCCAGGTCACGGGCGATGCCCATGTTGCGGACCATCGACCGGCCGACGAAGGCGACCTTGCGGCCGTGCTGGTGGGCAGCGTCCAGGACCTGCTGGATGCGATGCACATGGCTGGCGAAGCTGGAGACGATGACCCGGCGCGGCGCGGTGCGCATCACCTGCTCGATCGCCGGGTTCAGCTCTCGCTCGGAGGTGGTGAAGCCGGGTACTTCGGCGTTGGTGGAGTCGGTGAGGAACAGGTCCACGCCCTCCTCGCCGAGGCGGGCGAAGGCGCGCAGATCGGTGATGCGGTCGTCGAGAGGGAACTGGTCCATCTTGAAGTCGCCGGTGTGCAGCACCATCCCGGCCCGGGTGCGGATCGCGACCGCGAGGCTGTCGGGGATGGAGTGGTTGACCGCCACGAACTCGCAGTCGAAGGGCCCGAAGCCACGCCGGTCGCCCTCCCGCACCCGCACCGTGCGCGGCCGGATGCCGTGTTCCTTGAGCTTGGCCTCCAGGAACGCCAGCGTCAGCTTGGAGCCGACGACGGGAATGTCGGACCGCTCGCGCAGCAGGTACGGCACGCCGCCGATGTGGTCCTCGTGGCCGTGGGTGAGGACCACGGCCACGATGTCGTCCAGCCGGTCCCGGATCGAGGTGAAGTCCGGCAGGATCACGTCCACGCCAGGCTGGGTCTCCTCGGGGAACAGCACGCCGCAGTCGACGATGAGCAGCTTGCCCGCGTGCTCGAAGACGGTCATGTTGCGGCCGATCTCACCTAGGCCGCCCAGGGCGATGACCCGCAGCCCTCCTTCGGGAAGGGGCGGGGCGGCTTTCAGCTCGGGGTGCGGATGACTCATACCCTGACGGTACCTGGAGAGCGGGACGGGGTGATCCATTGCCTGCGTGCTCCAACGAGCGCTCGGTACGACCCGCCGCCATGAAGACGTACTGGCGCTCAGGTCGGCATCCGTCTGATCTGTCCGCTGCCCTGGCCCCAAGACAAGAGGGCAGCCGCGGCCGCAGCGCCCGCTACAGCCGGCGTGGGTGGCTTCACGGGTCGCGCGGGCGGTGAGCACCTCGCCCGCGATCACACAGAAGAAGCAGGGCGAACCGACAGCCCGGGCATGCTCATGGCCGCTGAAGTATCGAGGTTGAACGTGAGGTCGACCTGCTCCACCCCCGACATCGCCCGCGCCGCCCTTGCTCTCAACAGGATCTGGAAGTGATCACCGCTGAGGAAACCTCAGTGCCATCGAAACTCACTGACATTGATCTTGCTGAGTCGTGCGAGGTGACTCCCGGAACCACCTCCAAATGACTCCCTCACAAAGACTCTGGTCCACTTTGTGTGGTCGCGTACGCAGGGTGACTGTTGATCTTCGCCTCATGGTGGTTTTAGTGGTCGGAGGCGGTCAGTGCGCGCATGACCGGCGGGCCGCGAATGAACCTGGCTCCGCTCATCAGGCCCCTTGGAATTGATCATCTAGGCTGGCGCGGTGACTGATGAGCAGGAGCGGGTGCAGCCGTCGGGAGTGTGGGCCACGGCGGTGGGGGTGGCCAGGGTGCGGGCGCTGGAGACCGAGCGGGAGAACGCGCGCCGAAGATCGGCGACGTGCGGGTGAGGTGGTCCCGGATGCTGCCCTCGACGCCGTCCACGGTGACGGTGGTCAAGGACAGCGCGGGCCGGTACTTCGCCTCCTTCGTCGTGGAGACCGGCCCGTCCGAGGTGCTGCCGACCACGGCACCGCAGCTGGGTATCGACCTCGGCCTGGGGCACTTCGCCGTCCTGTCGGATGGGACGAAGGTCGACAGTCCGCGCTTCCTGCGCCGGGCCGAGAAGCGACTGAAGAAAGCACAGCGGGCTCTCTCCCGCAAGGAGAAGGGCAGCAGGAACAGGGACAAGGCCCGGCTGAAGGTCGCCCGCGCGCATGCGCGGGTGGCCGACGCGCGCCGCGAGTTCCACCACCAGCTCTCCACGAAGCTGATCCGCGAGAACCAAGCGGTTGCCGTGGAGGACCTGTCGGTGAAGGGCCTCGCCCGCACGCGCCTGGCCAAGTCGATTCACGACGCCGGATGGTCGGCGTTCGTGAGCATGCTGGAGTACAAGGCCGCCCGGTACGGGCGCACTTTCTTCCGCATCGGCCGCTTCGAGCCCACATCTCAGGTGTGTTCGGTGTGCGGTGTGAAGGACGGCCCGAAGTCCCTGCACGTCCGCATCTGGACGTGCGGGGCGTGCGGGGCTGTCCTGGACCGGGATGTGAACGCGGCGGTCAACGTCGCCAAGGCGGCCGGACTGGCCGTGTCAGCCTGTGGAGCGCAGGTAAGACCGGGACTCGTCCCGGCACAGCGCGGCGAAGCAGGAACCCCCGTTACCGTTTTCGTGGCTCCGCAATGGGGCCTCCGGCCTTCGGGTCCGGCATGACTTCCCCCTCCTGTTGTCGATGATCCGGGGGGTGGTGTCACCGGATCCGGAGGCATCGACGGACCGCTGATGAGGGGCTTGAGCACCGGCTTCACGCGAGCCGGATGAGCTCTCCGTAACGTGGATGTGGCAGCTCGGTGCCCTGGCAGGCCGGACGAAAGCGTGATGGAGGGGCTTGCACGTGATCGACACCGGCGACATCGACATCTTCCTCGGCCTGGACGTCGGAAAGGGCGAACATCACGCCACCGCCGTCACCCCGGCCGGAACGAAAGCGTTCGACAAGCGGCTGCCCAACACCGAGCCCAAGCTCCGCGAGCTGTTCGCCAAACTCCAGGCCAAGCACGGAACCGTACTGGTCGTGGTCGACCAGCCGGCCTCGATCGGCGCCCTGCCGCTGGCGGTTGCGAGGAATATGGGCTGCCCGGTCGCTTATCTACCCGGGCTGACGATGCGGCGGATCGCCGACCTCTACCCCGGCGAGGCCAAGACCGACGCGAAGGACGCGTTCATCATCGCGGATGCCGCCCGCGCGATGCCCCACACGCTGCGGGCGATCGACGGCGAGGACGAGACGATCGCCGAGCTGGAGATGATCGTCGGGTTCGACGACGACCTGGCCGGCGAGGCCACCCGGGTCGCCAACCGGCTTCACGGCCTGCTCACCCAGATCCATCCCTCGCTGGAACGGGTGCTGGGGCCGCGCCTGCAGCACCCAGCCGTCCTGACCCTGCTGGAGCGGTTCGGGTCTCCAGCCCAGATCCGCAAGGCAGGGCGGCGGCGCCTGGTCACGCTGCTGCGGCCGAAGGCACCGAGAATGGCCGAGCGGCTGATCGAGGACATCTTCACCGCCCTCGACGAGCAGACCGTGACGGTCCCGGGCACCAACGCTGCTGCACTGATCGTCCCGAGCCTCGCCGCGTCACTGACGGCCGTCCTTGACCAGCGGAAACTGCTGGCCGGGCGGATCGAGGAACTCCTGGGGGCCCACCCTCTTTCGAAAGTCCTGACGTCGATGCCAGGAGTCGGCGTCAGGACCGGAGCCAGGATCCTGATCGAGGTCGGCGACGGCAGCACGTTTCCGACCGCTGGCCACCTTGCCGCCTACGCAGGTCTCGCCCCGGCGACCCGCAGCTCAGGTTCCTCGATCCGCGGCGAACAGCCCTCCCGACGAGGAAACAAGCAGCTCAAACGGGCCTTCTTCCTCTCCGCGTTCGCCGCCCTGGGCGACCCAGCCTCGCGGGTCTACTACGACAAGAAGATCGCCCAGGGCAAGCACCACACCCAAGCCCTGCTCTGCCTCGCCAGACGCCGGGCCGACGTCCTCTTCGCGATGCTCCGTGACGGCACCTTCTACGAACCCCAACCCGCCGCGGCCAGGTGAGGGTTCAGACCACCGATCAGTTAGTCCTCCGGCCGAAGCCGCCGACGAGCGGCCTCGAGCCGCTGGTCATAGTCAGGCGCGAACAGCTCGGGAAGCGCTTTGTCCAGCGTTCCGGCTATCCGATGCATCGGTGCCCAGACCGCCGGATCGTCGACAACGCGACTGAGGTCTGTCATCTGCAGCTTCTCCAGCCAGTGCGACAGCACCAGTGCCTCGTCGCTCGTGAGCTTGATCGTCACCTGGCTATCACCCATGCACACCCCCACGACTCGGCCTCCGCACCCGACCACACGAACTTACTGGCCCGGACCTTGACCAAACACATAGGGGCACCCCCCCGACACCGCAGCCTTCAACGGCGCGGTAGGCGGGAATCGCCGCCCTTCAGGGCGGCGAGGATGTCAACTCCCGCGCATCCTCCAGCTCGTGGCCGGCCCGGAGACAGAGCAGGTACGGAGTGCCAATCCGGGCGAGGCGCTCGGCTCCGGCGGGCTCCTGCGGATGGGTGGCCTAGTGTCCCGCGTCTAAATCTCGTTTACGGGCGGACGCTGCGGACGTTAAGGTCGCCAACGTGTTGAGCCCACCGGTGAGTAGGGACTTGGTCGTCGTCGGCGCCGGCATTGTCGGCGCATCGGTGGCCTATCACGCCGCCCGGGCGGGCGCCACCGTGACGTTGGTCGACGCCGGGCGGCCAGGCGGCGGCGTGACGGCGGACTCGTTCGCCTGGGTCGGCGCGTCTGGCGTGCGTAAAGGTCCGGCCGCCGGGCTGCGGGCCACCGCAACGGCGGAGTACCACCGACTCGGGGCCGAGCTGCCGGGGCTCCCGGTGACCTGGTCCGGCTCGCTGAGCTGGAACAGGCAGGACAGTGCGCCGGACGCCGGGCCCGGGCAGACGATCGTGGACGCGGCCACCATGGCGACGCTCGAGCCCGCCCTTCGGCAGCCTCCGGAGTGGGCGGTCTGGGCGCCGGGTGACGGCGCTGTTGACTCGGTGGGCGTGACCGAGCGGCTGGTCGCGGGCGCTCGCACCCATGGAGCTCGGGTACATCTGAACACGCCGGTTACCGCGGTCCGCCGGGACGCGGCGGGCAGGATCGCCGGGGTTGAGACGACATCAGGACCCCTCTCCGGTGCGACGGTGGTGCTGGCGGCCGGAGTTGCCACGGCCGCGCTCGGCGCGCCGCTCGGCGTGCGCGTCCCGGTCGAACCGTCGCCGTGCCCACTGTTCCGGCTCCGCGCCCCGGCCGGTCTGGTCCGCACCGTGGTCAACACCGAGGACTTCGATCTTCGGCAGGTCGCCGCGGACCGGCTGATCGCCGCTGCGGACTCGCCCGAACGGACCCTTGCCGCCGTCCGGTCCACTTTCCATGGCGCCGGGAGCGTCGAACTGCTCAGCACCCGACTCGGAGTGCGCCCGATGCCGGCCGACGGTGAGCCGATCGTCGGCCCGGTCGCCGAGGTCCCCGGCCTCTACTTGGCAGTGATGCACTCGGCGGTCACGCTCGCCGCGGCCGTGGGCCGCCTGGTCGCACGGGAGTTGGTCGACGGAACCGTTGAGTCGGCTCTGTCAGGTTGCCGCCCGGATCGCTTCTGACGATCCCGATGTGGTGGGCGACTCTCACAAACAGTTGTTTTTACGGCCATTACTGCGGCGGCCCGGGAAGGACCGGATACCAAGGGCGTCTTTGCCACCGCGACGGCAGCGCCCGGTGTAAACCGCCCCAGGCCGAGCGTGAGTGGGCACTCGGACAACCCAACGAGGCGATGAGAACGCGGAAGCGGCGTATCCGACTACCTGAAATCTACCCGTTGGTACTCTTTCCTTGGGGGCGGCGGTAGGAGTCCGAGGCTCCTACGGCACGGTTCCGGCGTATTTTGGCTGCTCTCCAAGTAGCTACTCGGCGCTACACGCCACCTGGCGGTAGTTATACGAGAACAGGGCCTGGTACGCGATCTGCGGCATCCAACACAGCGACTTCTTGGCCAAGCCCGGCCTTCAACGGCTGACCGCCTTCACCTTGCTCGTCCTCGGCACAGCATCATTCCTGCGCAGGAACCTGGCCAATTGAGATGACATCCAAGAACTCCACCGGCATGACGCGGACCGTAGCCAGGCCCCGCCTGTGATTGACGATCTTTCAGTGAACCCCTGCTCCGGGACGATCGCCGTGCCAGCCGACCGTGATCATTCTCAGCGTCAACGGCTGTACCGATGTTCCCCAAGGCCGGCCACCCCGGAGGCAGGTCCGGCTACCGGTCACCAGGCCGTGACAGCCGTAGCCGCACCGTCACCAGCCGTTCGAGCCAGACGAACGTATGGCCCGTAGCGGCATCAGCTCAGCCCGAGCGCCTCCAACCTCGGAACCGGACTCACCGCAGGTGTCACACTTGCCAGCACAAGGCAGACGAGCACCGCGAATAGTGCAACAGGGTAGACAGAACGCATAACGGCCCCTCACAGTCAGCACATAGTCCAGCAGATGCTGCTCCGACCGGATCGACACCCCACTGCGGAGGCCGGGCGCACAGGTGCACAGACATCGGGCGATCACCGGATACCCCGGCGGCTTTGCCCGACTCTGGGCCTCACGGGGGGTCCCGGCGACCGCTTGAGCCGTGCTGACCGAGGAGGACGTATGCGAGGCAAAGGAAGGGCCGCGGAGACAGCGGACTCCGGCTACCCGCGGCGAGTGTTGGCATGTCTGATAGCAGCGGCGGCGCTGCTGGCCAGCCTGATGGCGACAAGCTCATCCGCCATGGCAGCCGACCTGCCGTACGGGCCGTACACCTGCGCCGCGGGCTACGTGTGGCGGGACGCGTACCCGGGCGACCAAGTCTGCGTGACGCCGGCGATCCGCACCCAGACCGCGACGGAAAACGCGCTGGGCCCCTCACGCCGCGAGCCGAACGGCGGCATTTACGGCCCGGACACCTGCAAGCCGGGCTTCGTCTGGCGCGCAACGCGGCCCTCGGATCACGTGTGCGTGCCGCCAGACAGTCGCGACCAGGCCAGCAGCGACAACGCCAACGCCGCCTTGCGGCTGGCTGATCCGGGTGCGACACCGCGCGGTGGGGTGTCCGTCACCACCACGTTGTCTCCGACCGGCGGTCGCCTGTTCGCCACCGGCAGCGGGCTCACGCCCTACGGCACGGTGCGGTTCTACAGTGCCGGGACCAGCGGGCCGGTCTCGCTGGGCCGACTGACGGCCGACGCCGCTGGCACCCTGCAGGGATGGCAGCAGGTTGTGGACCTCCATTGCGACAGCGGGCCGTATCCAGCCACCATCGTGGTCCTTGACCAGGGTACGGGCCTTGTCACCACCGCCGGCACCACCGAAGCATTCCACCCCTGCTTCTGAGTCGGCACGCCGCACAGGGTCGGCGGGCAGCAGGCCTCTTGGAGCGTGTTCGGAGTTCAGATCACGGGTTTGCGGATTCGCCTGCATCGTGTTCCGGGGGCCTGGTAGGCCGGGGGCATGGCACGCGATGATCTGACGGACGGCGAGTGGGCCCTGGTCGGGTGGAAGTTGAGGGTGCCCTCCTGACGGATGAGTCGGGGCTTTGGTCCGCGACTGGTCCGGAACAGCTGGTCAGGCATGGGATACCGGCGGGATGAATCGGGAGTCGCGATATAAATCAGGCTCAGGTCTGAGTGGGGCGAGCGGAAGGCGCCTGACGTGCAAAAGCCCAGGTCAGGCGCCTTTTCTCGTACCCTTAGAAGAAGCCGAGCTTCTGTGCCGAGTACGACACCAGAAGATTCTTCGTCTGCTGGTAGTGGTCCAGCATCATCTTGTGGGTCTCGCGCCCGATTCCGGACTGCTTGTAGCCGCCGAAGGCGGAGTGCGCGGGGTAGGCGTGGTAGCAGTTCGTCCAGACGCGGCCCGCCTGGATGGCGCGGCCCGCGCGGTAGGCGGTGCCGTTGTCCCGGGTCCACACGCCCGCGCCGAGGCCGTACAGCGTGTCGTTCGCGATCTTGATGGCGTCGTCGAAGTCGTCGAAGGACGTCACCGAGACCACCGGGCCGAAGATCTCCTCCTGGAAGATCCGCATCCGGTTGTCGCCCTCGAAGATGGTCGGCTGGACGTAGT from Streptomyces sp. 6-11-2 encodes:
- the istA gene encoding IS21 family transposase, with protein sequence MEIFEAYDLTETVWSAAALTEHDPKTVRRYVEARASGRNPFEREPRLKMIDAFLEKIEEWVEQSKATIRSDVVHDKLVKMGFRGSAGSTRRAVNAAKTAWKAGKRRTYRPWNPEPGRWLQFDWGEGPKIGGRRTWLFCAWLSWSRFRVVTPVWDCTLGTLVACLDTTLRRIGGAPTYVLTDNAKTVTVEHIAGIPVRHPQMVAAGRHYGCQVVSCVPHDPESKGGAEATVRIAKADLVPTEANLLPAYDSFAELADACLIWCDTVNTRRHRATGQIPADRLDIERTTLHVLPVEPLALALGEERVVGSDRTVSFNSVRYSTPPGYTGARAWCRVVGEELSITARTSSGDLSEIWRHQLSTPGVPQIIDAHYPDHTDGRSVHQPRLRPRSEAEVAFVGIGPGAGRWLKESGPAGASRIRAKMAHAVELAAVLGSDRVDQALGLAAAAGRFAEDDLVSILEHIAASKPVGQVVRADEAHSVQNGTIAWQALGRQQTAAGESMAD
- a CDS encoding ribonuclease J is translated as MSHPHPELKAAPPLPEGGLRVIALGGLGEIGRNMTVFEHAGKLLIVDCGVLFPEETQPGVDVILPDFTSIRDRLDDIVAVVLTHGHEDHIGGVPYLLRERSDIPVVGSKLTLAFLEAKLKEHGIRPRTVRVREGDRRGFGPFDCEFVAVNHSIPDSLAVAIRTRAGMVLHTGDFKMDQFPLDDRITDLRAFARLGEEGVDLFLTDSTNAEVPGFTTSERELNPAIEQVMRTAPRRVIVSSFASHVHRIQQVLDAAHQHGRKVAFVGRSMVRNMGIARDLGYLKVPSGLVVSTKELEKLPDHKITLVCTGSQGEPMAALSRMANRDHMIRIGKGDTVLLASSLIPGNENAIYRVINGLTRWGAHVVHKGNAKVHVSGHASAGELVYCYNIVKPRNVMPVHGEWRHLRANGDLAIRTGVDPDRVVVAEDGVVVDLVDGRASITGKVPAGNVYVDGMEVGGATEASLKDRLTLAAEGVVTVVAIVDADTGALAEAPDFLARGFVHDDTTFEPVIPVIEKTLATAAEEGVGDARQLEQLVARAVANWAFRTHRRKPLIIPVIIDA
- a CDS encoding IS110 family transposase; this translates as MIDTGDIDIFLGLDVGKGEHHATAVTPAGTKAFDKRLPNTEPKLRELFAKLQAKHGTVLVVVDQPASIGALPLAVARNMGCPVAYLPGLTMRRIADLYPGEAKTDAKDAFIIADAARAMPHTLRAIDGEDETIAELEMIVGFDDDLAGEATRVANRLHGLLTQIHPSLERVLGPRLQHPAVLTLLERFGSPAQIRKAGRRRLVTLLRPKAPRMAERLIEDIFTALDEQTVTVPGTNAAALIVPSLAASLTAVLDQRKLLAGRIEELLGAHPLSKVLTSMPGVGVRTGARILIEVGDGSTFPTAGHLAAYAGLAPATRSSGSSIRGEQPSRRGNKQLKRAFFLSAFAALGDPASRVYYDKKIAQGKHHTQALLCLARRRADVLFAMLRDGTFYEPQPAAAR
- a CDS encoding FAD-binding oxidoreductase; amino-acid sequence: MVVVGAGIVGASVAYHAARAGATVTLVDAGRPGGGVTADSFAWVGASGVRKGPAAGLRATATAEYHRLGAELPGLPVTWSGSLSWNRQDSAPDAGPGQTIVDAATMATLEPALRQPPEWAVWAPGDGAVDSVGVTERLVAGARTHGARVHLNTPVTAVRRDAAGRIAGVETTSGPLSGATVVLAAGVATAALGAPLGVRVPVEPSPCPLFRLRAPAGLVRTVVNTEDFDLRQVAADRLIAAADSPERTLAAVRSTFHGAGSVELLSTRLGVRPMPADGEPIVGPVAEVPGLYLAVMHSAVTLAAAVGRLVARELVDGTVESALSGCRPDRF